Proteins encoded together in one Mercenaria mercenaria strain notata chromosome 18, MADL_Memer_1, whole genome shotgun sequence window:
- the LOC123538786 gene encoding somatostatin receptor type 5-like, whose translation MELFPGYDENLTNFNDINPIIEIDNRSQNVTPRNVFKGQRPFRNVTSRPRPLNVGNCYSCHNVCVFKAIEIAFVIGIIANIWVIILVLKDKNLRKPTYVSIACLALCDAIFLTTNQISAVETVVRSLNCSFPLTYKGQVVSTINGICWFATNAHVSVIALVRYMLLLHPLKSQLYLTNRRVILSSACVWVLGIAIWMTIYGLQESDVLSASKSVIFINVIWGIVYFTPLLITSFLHCKKWRHIRQASRQNLAGNGNIRTAVMRMTKVILLVIILAAVLPLPRFVINCLKRENFSFPSETSEMYLRNIAFLLFLLNHAINPFLYAFVSTPFKKSLKSIFVKQRLHAFSQTKVAKDLTDTRTRSAHEQSNTRL comes from the coding sequence ATGGAGCTATTTCCGGGATACGACGAAAATCTCACCAACTTTAATGATATAAATCCCATTATTGAAATTGACAACAGATCACAAAACGTAACACCAAGAAACGTTTTCAAAGGACAACGGCCATTTAGAAATGTAACATCGAGACCGAGGCCGCTAAATGTCGGGAATTGTTACAGTTGTCATAATGTTTGTGTATTTAAGGCTATTGAAATCGCTTTTGTGATCGGAATAATTGCTAATATTTGGGTCATAATTTTGGTCTTAAAAGATAAAAACTTACGAAAGCCAACATATGTATCAATTGCGTGCCTTGCGTTATGTGATGCAATATTTCTCACCACAAATCAAATAAGTGCGGTTGAAACCGTAGTGCGGTCGTTGAACTGTTCCTTTCCGTTAACTTATAAAGGACAAGTTGTTTCTACTATTAATGGGATTTGCTGGTTTGCGACCAATGCACATGTCAGTGTTATTGCACTTGTGCGATACATGTTACTTCTGCATCCTTTGAAATCTCAGCTATACCTTACAAACAGAAGAGTTATATTGTCGTCTGCATGTGTATGGGTTCTTGGAATTGCAATATGGATGACAATTTATGGCCTGCAAGAAAGCGATGTTTTATCAGCCTCAAAATCTGTGATATTTATAAATGTGATATGGGGAATAGTTTACTTTACACCACTTTTGATCACAAGTtttcttcattgtaaaaagtGGCGACATATTCGTCAAGCGTCCCGTCAGAATTTAGCCGGAAATGGAAATATTCGAACAGCTGTAATGCGCATGACCAAAGTTATACTTCTAGTTATAATACTGGCGGCAGTGTTACCTTTACCAAGATTTGTGATTAATTGCCTGAAGAGGGAAAATTTTTCATTTCCATCGGAAACGAGTGAAATGTATTTACGAAATAttgcttttcttttatttctgctaaatcaTGCTATCAATCCATTCTTGTATGCTTTTGTTTCGACGCCGTTTAAGAAAAGCTTAAAATCTATTTTTGTCAAACAAAGATTGCATGCCTTCAGTCAGACAAAAGTAGCTAAAGATTTAACTGACACACGAACAAGGTCCGCTCATGAACAAAGCAATACGAGGTTATAG